One Nicotiana sylvestris chromosome 12, ASM39365v2, whole genome shotgun sequence genomic window carries:
- the LOC138883049 gene encoding uncharacterized protein — protein MVDFDVILGMGWFSPYHAILECHAKTVTLAMQRLPRLEWRRTHGHSIGRCISYVKAQNMVEKGCLAYLAYIHDPSAEVPSMDSVSVVCKFPEVFPIDLPGMPPDWDIDLSINLDWGTQPISTAPYRMAPVELKELKEHLQDFLDKGFIRPNVSLLVAPVLFVKKKKDGTMSMCIDYRQLKKATIKKNYLVHDLELTTIVHKRLRTA, from the coding sequence atggtagactttgatgttatcttgggcatgggcTGGTTTTCACCATATCATGCTATCTTGGagtgtcatgccaagactgtgaccttagccatgCAGAGGTtacctcgattggagtggagaagGACTCATGGTCATTCCATTGGTAGGTgcatttcttatgtgaaggctcaaaatatggtcgagaagggatgtctaGCATATTTGGCCTATATCCATGATCCTAGtgcagaggttccttccatggattcagtatCAGTTGTGTGCAagtttccagaggtgtttcctATAGATTTGCCTGGGATGCCACCCGACTGGGATATTGATTTAAGTATTAACTTGGATTGGGGCACTCAGCCAATTTCTAccgcaccatatcgtatggccccagttgagttgaaagaattgaaggagcatttgcaggattttcttgataagggattcattagacctaATGTCTCGCTTTTGGttgcacctgtgttgtttgtaaagaagaagaaggatggaacgatgagcatgtgtatagattatcgtcAATTGAAAAAGGCCACTATCAagaagaattaccttgttcatgacttagagttgacAACCATTGTTCATAAGCGACTTCGCACAGcctag